A stretch of the Rhinoderma darwinii isolate aRhiDar2 chromosome 3, aRhiDar2.hap1, whole genome shotgun sequence genome encodes the following:
- the CDKN2D gene encoding cyclin-dependent kinase 4 inhibitor D, with product MLLHETSAGDLLTRAAAQGDLAEVKRLLCQERIHPDCLNHFGKTALQVMMFGSTPVASELLKQGACPNIQDSYGISPAHDAARMGFLDTLQVLVQYGADLNTPDASGSLPIHLALREGHIPVIAYLVSRSNLQHRDREGRTPPQLASMLDPNLAAILEQHGQKR from the exons ATGTTACTGCACGAGACCAGCGCTGGAGACCTCCTGACACGAGCGGCAGCTCAAGGAGACCTGgcagaggtgaagagactgctttGCCAGGAGAGGATCCACCCGGACTGTCTAAACCACTTTGGGAAGACTGCCCTGCAG GTGATGATGTTTGGCAGTACACCGGTGGCATCGGAGCTTCTGAAACAGGGTGCCTGCCCGAATATTCAGGACTCGTACGGCATCTCCCCAGCTCACGATGCCGCCCGGATGGGTTTCCTGGACACCTTGCAAGTCTTGGTTCAGTATGGAGCAGACCTCAACACTCCCGACGCCTCAGGCTCTCTCCCCATACACTTAGCTCTCCGTGAGGGTCATATTCCCGTCATCGCCTACCTCGTCTCACGTTCCAACTTACAGCATCGTGACCGCGAAGGCCGAACGCCCCCGCAGCTCGCTTCCATGTTAGATCCTAACTTGGCAGCCATATTAGAACAGCATGGGCAAAAAAGATAA